The following are from one region of the Salvia hispanica cultivar TCC Black 2014 chromosome 1, UniMelb_Shisp_WGS_1.0, whole genome shotgun sequence genome:
- the LOC125224215 gene encoding uncharacterized protein LOC125224215, which translates to MYSARTNSWSELDIDQDLFIVKPIKSLSKNGSFAHWKGFTRRRDKEIILSFDMKNEVFRTMTISLTGDEVVDNSLKIFAILGKDEYSFVILVLKGWMLKVYESSGEGSELVWNNVNNVKLYSFWRLNIERSDDIPIWGNDDCVVLRGRKAGEVILYDYRARKFIRRFKIGCISVSDEDIIEYVESLVSPLK; encoded by the coding sequence ATGTATTCGGCAAGGACCAATTCTTGGAGTGAATTGGATATTGATCAAGATTTGTTCATCGTCAAACCCATAAAATCATTGTCCAAGAATGGGTCATTTGCGCATTGGAAAGGTTTCACAAGGAGACGCGATAAGGAGATTATACTGAGCTTTGACATGAAGAATGAAGTGTTTCGAACAATGACAATATCACTAACCGGTGATGAAGTAGTTGATAACTCGCTTAAGATTTTTGCGATTCTTGGAAAGGATGAGTACTCTTTTGTTATCCTTGTTTTAAAGGGTTGGATGTTGAAGGTCTATGAGTCGAGCGGTGAAGGAAGTGAGCTTGTTTGGAATAATGTCAATAATGTGAAACTATATTCTTTTTGGAGGCTCAATATTGAGAGGAGTGATGATATTCCAATTTGGGGGAATGATGATTGTGTGGTTCTAAGAGGTCGTAAAGCGGGTGAAGTGATTTTGTATGATTACCGTGCTCGGAAGTTCATCAGACGTTTCAAGATAGGTTGTATCTCGGTCTCTGACGAAGATATCATTGAGTATGTAGAAAGTTTAGTTTCACCTTTGAAGTAG
- the LOC125224208 gene encoding putative F-box/kelch-repeat protein At1g12870, translated as MNIDVVFEILLHLPVRSLLRFIGVHKSWYYIINSPQFRKLHTLRRNNNKDEEVYLCFTPYFITGRTQVSLNLLDNGKLLMWYYFQHNDEGSKDVSVSRAVKGLVCMSSRYALDITICNPFLGQLRTLPLSSYATTHSRYIYDHHVGLGFHEDYKVVWLHPCWEHSCLHVNLYSARTNSWRELNCDQDLIIEKPIKSVCKNGSFAHWEGRNRSGEKIILSFDMKNEVFRTITISRLGDHVLDNYFWLHKVLVILAKDECSFVILVVDKYKLNVYESSGEGSELIWNNVNNVDLYSFWKCDFRGSDEIPFWRNDNCVIIRGRTSREVLLYDYRARKFIRQFMMLGSLATGDDIIEYEGSLISP; from the coding sequence ATGAATATCGATGTGGTGTTTGAGATACTCTTGCATCTTCCTGTTCGATCCCTCTTGAGATTCATAGGTGTCCACAAATCGTGGTATTACATCATTAATTCTCCACAGTTTAGAAAATTGCACACCCTGCGCCGTAACAACAACAAAGATGAGGAGGTATATCTATGCTTTACTCCTTATTTCATTACTGGTCGTACACAAGTATCACTAAATCTCCTAGATAATGGGAAGTTATTGATGTGGTATTACTTTCAGCATAATGACGAAGGGTCAAAAGATGTATCTGTATCTAGGGCGGTTAAGGGTCTAGTCTGCATGAGTTCTCGTTATGCGTTAGACATTACAATATGCAATCCTTTTCTTGGTCAATTAAGGACTCTACCACTTTCTTCTTATGCTACTACTCACTCCCGGTATATTTATGATCATCATGTGGGACTGGGTTTCCACGAAGATTATAAAGTGGTATGGTTGCATCCGTGCTGGGAGCACAGTTGTTTACATGTCAATCTATATTCGGCAAGGACGAATTCTTGGAGGGAATTGAATTGTGATCAAGATTTGATCATCGAGAAACCCATAAAGTCGGTGTGCAAGAATGGATCCTTTGCACACTGGGAAGGGCGAAACAGAAGCGGTGAGAAGATTATATTAAGCTTTGATATGAAGAATGAAGTGTTTCGAACAATTACAATATCACGACTGGGTGACCATGTGCTTGATAATTACTTTTGGTTACATAAGGTTTTAGTTATTCTTGCAAAGGATGAGTGCTCTTTTGTTATCCTTGTTGTGGACAAATATAAGTTGAATGTTTATGAGTCGAGCGGTGAAGGAAGTGAGCTTATTTGGAATAATGTGAATAATGTGGACCTATATTCTTTTTGGAAGTGCGATTTTCGGGGGAGTGATGAGATTCCTTTTTGGAGGAATGATAATTGTGTGATTATCAGAGGTCGTACATCAAGAGAAGTGCTTTTGTATGATTACCGTGCTCGGAAATTCATCAGACAGTTCATGATGCTTGGGAGCTTGGCCACTGGTGATGATATCATTGAGTATGAAGGAAGCTTGATTTCTCCTTAG